A stretch of the Oenococcus sp. UCMA 16435 genome encodes the following:
- the fba gene encoding class II fructose-1,6-bisphosphate aldolase, translated as MTIVNGKRIIENARNQGYAVGAFNTNNLEWTQAILRAAQKEHSPILIAVSMGAAKYMGGYKTARDMITDLDKSLKISVPVAIHLDHGDYKSVKDAIESGFTSVMFDGSDLAFDDNVSKTKELVGFAHDRMIPLEAEVGSIGGEEDGVIGNGEIASIDQAVMMVETGIDYLAAGIGNIHGRYPDNWHGLKLEHLKKIAQAVNQVTGQNFPLVLHGASGIPDDQVKMAINYGISKININTEAQLAFHKSVRDFVLANKDLEGKNYDPRKFLASGVEAIEEAVVGRIKVFGSNQKI; from the coding sequence ATGACAATAGTAAATGGTAAAAGAATTATTGAAAACGCTCGTAACCAAGGTTATGCGGTTGGAGCTTTCAATACTAATAATCTTGAATGGACGCAAGCAATTTTACGGGCTGCACAAAAAGAACATTCTCCAATTTTAATCGCGGTTTCGATGGGCGCCGCAAAATATATGGGTGGTTATAAAACAGCTAGGGATATGATCACTGATTTGGATAAATCTCTTAAAATTTCTGTTCCTGTTGCTATCCATCTAGATCATGGAGACTATAAATCGGTTAAAGATGCAATAGAATCGGGTTTTACCTCTGTTATGTTTGATGGTTCGGATCTCGCTTTTGATGATAATGTATCAAAAACAAAGGAACTGGTTGGTTTTGCACATGATCGAATGATTCCGCTTGAAGCCGAAGTCGGTTCTATCGGTGGCGAAGAAGATGGAGTAATTGGTAATGGAGAAATCGCCTCAATTGATCAAGCAGTAATGATGGTTGAAACAGGAATCGATTATCTGGCAGCAGGAATTGGAAATATTCACGGACGTTATCCAGATAATTGGCATGGTCTCAAATTAGAACATTTGAAAAAGATCGCGCAAGCGGTCAACCAAGTTACTGGCCAAAATTTTCCCTTGGTTTTGCATGGAGCTTCCGGTATCCCTGATGACCAGGTTAAAATGGCAATTAATTATGGAATTTCAAAGATTAATATTAACACCGAAGCTCAGTTGGCCTTTCATAAGTCTGTCAGAGACTTTGTGCTTGCCAATAAGGATTTGGAAGGTAAAAACTATGATCCAAGAAAGTTTCTTGCTTCTGGTGTGGAGGCAATTGAAGAGGCAGTTGTAGGACGAATAAAAGTTTTTGGAAGTAACCAAAAAATTTAA
- a CDS encoding DUF1211 domain-containing protein, protein MNKARVESFTDAIVAIILTIMVLEIKVPNGYQWSNLLDNLSAFIAYAISFFFILVAWYNHHYMFSLTKIISKKIFWANNLWLFVMSFYPVSTAWLGKYIDRLPPALFYYFVFLVWTFAYQWLSYEIKSAEENKKIKHKIESMSIYRFTKHPIFYLLALVVAILIFYFPPFVLITSVMELVAMLIFTNEDSDKLFS, encoded by the coding sequence ATGAATAAAGCAAGGGTAGAGTCTTTTACCGACGCAATTGTCGCTATAATCCTAACGATTATGGTTTTAGAGATTAAAGTACCCAATGGCTATCAATGGTCCAATCTATTAGATAATTTATCTGCATTTATTGCTTATGCAATCAGTTTTTTCTTTATTCTGGTTGCCTGGTACAATCACCATTACATGTTTTCTTTAACTAAGATCATATCTAAAAAGATATTTTGGGCCAACAACCTTTGGCTGTTTGTTATGAGCTTTTATCCCGTTAGCACGGCCTGGCTAGGCAAATATATTGATCGTCTTCCACCAGCTCTTTTCTATTATTTTGTTTTCCTAGTTTGGACATTTGCTTATCAATGGCTCAGTTATGAAATAAAATCAGCTGAGGAAAATAAGAAAATCAAACACAAAATCGAAAGTATGTCCATTTATCGATTTACAAAACATCCAATTTTTTATCTGTTGGCACTGGTTGTTGCAATCTTGATATTTTATTTTCCACCTTTTGTTTTAATTACTTCGGTTATGGAATTGGTAGCTATGCTTATTTTTACGAATGAAGATAGTGATAAACTGTTCAGCTAA
- a CDS encoding DNA-binding protein — translation MEETFFMTHKQIAKKIPCSPNFFDEHIRYTQDFKDVVSEKRIGNKLLFPRKQFEEYLESI, via the coding sequence ATGGAAGAAACGTTTTTCATGACACACAAGCAAATAGCTAAAAAAATACCTTGTTCACCAAATTTCTTCGATGAACACATCAGATATACACAAGATTTCAAAGATGTTGTTTCTGAAAAAAGAATTGGAAACAAGCTGCTATTTCCGAGAAAACAGTTTGAAGAATATTTAGAAAGTATCTAG
- a CDS encoding DUF4190 and DUF4352 domain-containing protein, with amino-acid sequence MNNKNPEHKILAILAIIFGGIGIVLSWVPIVNNIAFFFGIVALILGIVAFIRNRKGKKILTTIGTVLGVATIAIVLGTQAMYGRALDQLTNSNSTSKSSVEKAKQGSSYSGFTFKNNDFKTNHLTYKITAVKYFPSAGDQNKKTIVLEVDITNNTKKDINLLSDDNAYAYIHAYQKTSDTKEDLQPGTLALDDNANSPEQTREDVMDNDTVLPGKTVQGIIMFDTKENSNVFVTFENDDFKTIATKEYSIQ; translated from the coding sequence ATGAATAATAAGAATCCAGAACACAAGATTCTGGCTATTTTAGCAATTATTTTTGGAGGAATTGGGATAGTTCTTTCATGGGTACCAATTGTTAATAATATTGCGTTTTTCTTTGGGATAGTTGCACTTATTCTTGGAATTGTTGCGTTTATTAGAAACAGAAAAGGCAAAAAAATATTAACAACTATTGGCACTGTTCTAGGAGTTGCTACGATTGCTATTGTATTGGGTACACAAGCAATGTATGGAAGAGCATTGGATCAATTAACGAATAGCAACTCAACATCAAAAAGCAGTGTTGAGAAAGCAAAACAAGGAAGCAGTTACAGTGGATTCACATTTAAAAACAATGATTTTAAAACGAACCATCTAACATATAAAATAACTGCTGTTAAGTATTTTCCTAGTGCGGGCGATCAAAATAAAAAAACAATCGTCTTAGAGGTAGATATTACCAACAACACAAAAAAAGATATTAATTTGTTAAGTGACGACAATGCCTATGCTTATATTCATGCATATCAAAAGACGAGCGACACTAAAGAAGATCTGCAACCAGGAACTTTAGCCTTAGACGATAACGCTAATTCACCAGAACAAACAAGAGAAGACGTTATGGATAACGACACTGTCCTTCCTGGAAAAACTGTTCAAGGAATAATTATGTTTGATACAAAAGAAAACTCGAACGTCTTTGTCACTTTTGAAAACGATGATTTTAAAACAATCGCTACTAAAGAATATAGTATTCAATAA
- a CDS encoding helix-turn-helix transcriptional regulator, with the protein MSLLVNNIKKIAEKRGLSLKELALKAGLSENAIYNWEKSSPKIDSLQKVADILNVSIDRLNGKDNPDLSKNQKLVAYSIDPDITDDERESIIKMVKEAMKFKKRL; encoded by the coding sequence ATGAGTTTACTAGTAAACAACATAAAAAAAATAGCTGAGAAAAGAGGCCTAAGTCTAAAAGAGCTAGCTTTAAAAGCGGGCTTATCCGAGAATGCCATTTATAACTGGGAGAAAAGTTCACCCAAAATAGATAGTCTTCAAAAAGTTGCCGATATATTAAACGTTTCCATCGATCGGCTTAATGGAAAAGATAATCCAGATTTAAGTAAAAATCAAAAACTAGTTGCGTACTCTATCGATCCCGATATCACGGATGATGAAAGAGAAAGCATCATAAAAATGGTTAAAGAGGCAATGAAGTTTAAGAAGCGTTTGTAA
- a CDS encoding RusA family crossover junction endodeoxyribonuclease — protein MTFEKVYKIRPVPASRPKVPRYGHPYYPKRYTQFRKDWALITHNDWPMIYLETKDARAYEFSYEAWFDKHPVADIDNLFKALTDTLVKAKVIPDDNLICRSYIDKHFCSGKEQVKITIRKIN, from the coding sequence ATGACCTTTGAAAAGGTCTATAAGATTCGACCTGTTCCGGCATCCAGGCCTAAAGTCCCTAGATACGGCCACCCATATTATCCAAAGAGATATACCCAGTTTAGAAAAGACTGGGCCTTAATCACTCATAACGATTGGCCGATGATCTATCTAGAGACCAAAGACGCTAGAGCATACGAGTTCTCTTATGAAGCATGGTTTGATAAACACCCGGTCGCTGATATCGATAATCTCTTTAAAGCTTTAACCGATACCTTGGTTAAAGCAAAAGTTATTCCTGATGACAACCTGATCTGCAGGTCTTATATCGATAAGCATTTTTGCTCTGGAAAAGAGCAGGTCAAAATCACAATCAGAAAAATCAATTGA
- a CDS encoding DUF3892 domain-containing protein, which produces MEREIAEIKLSIDLTGNQKIVAVKLLIPRITKNFELKDIESAHEVAREIDNDVTYFYTDSHKHKIKVYVVNKSNPKKAYLRTEGNVSRNDGLLKLPHFQ; this is translated from the coding sequence ATGGAAAGAGAAATAGCTGAAATCAAATTATCGATAGATTTAACAGGAAATCAAAAGATAGTTGCGGTAAAACTTTTAATTCCCAGAATAACTAAAAATTTTGAATTAAAGGATATTGAAAGTGCTCACGAAGTGGCTAGGGAAATTGATAATGATGTGACCTATTTTTATACTGATTCCCATAAACACAAAATCAAGGTTTATGTTGTTAATAAAAGCAATCCAAAGAAAGCCTATTTACGAACTGAAGGAAATGTTTCTAGAAACGATGGCCTACTAAAGCTTCCCCATTTTCAATAG
- a CDS encoding DUF3892 domain-containing protein — protein MKQEIIAIRLSNENKRIVAVKIKLDDIQKALGINNIIDASSLYLNIKDHNYEYFYTDNKGREAEVEVINGDLRDRAYIKTKADLTRIDNLLSLDRF, from the coding sequence ATGAAACAAGAAATTATAGCAATAAGATTATCTAACGAAAACAAAAGAATTGTTGCAGTAAAAATTAAATTGGATGATATACAGAAAGCTTTAGGTATAAACAATATAATAGATGCCTCTAGTTTATATTTGAATATCAAAGATCATAATTACGAATATTTTTATACAGATAATAAAGGTCGAGAGGCAGAAGTAGAAGTTATAAACGGGGATTTGAGAGATAGAGCTTATATAAAGACTAAAGCTGATTTGACTAGAATTGATAACCTTTTGAGCCTAGATCGTTTTTAA
- a CDS encoding ASCH domain-containing protein: MSNIEAYWNTFKNKNNITTDRYSAFAFGWPESMQNELAELVKNGIKTATTSAFELYETDEEIPFVGEYNVILDGRGSPVCITQTKVVETIPFNLISQEHAFHEGEGDRSYDYWRKAHEDFFNKEFKENKKTFKLDTSCICEVFELVFK, encoded by the coding sequence ATGAGCAATATAGAAGCGTATTGGAATACATTTAAAAATAAAAATAATATTACGACGGATAGATATTCCGCGTTCGCTTTCGGCTGGCCTGAAAGTATGCAAAACGAACTGGCAGAATTAGTTAAAAACGGAATCAAGACTGCCACAACCTCTGCTTTTGAATTATATGAGACCGACGAAGAAATACCTTTTGTTGGTGAATATAATGTAATTTTGGATGGCCGGGGCAGCCCTGTCTGTATTACACAAACTAAAGTCGTTGAAACGATACCTTTCAACCTGATTTCTCAGGAACACGCCTTTCACGAAGGTGAAGGAGATCGTAGCTATGATTATTGGCGAAAAGCTCATGAAGATTTCTTTAATAAAGAATTCAAAGAAAATAAAAAAACTTTCAAATTAGACACTTCCTGCATTTGCGAAGTGTTTGAACTTGTCTTTAAATAA
- a CDS encoding ImmA/IrrE family metallo-endopeptidase: MTPIEKIIDLYSEYKFYQIEVKDPKYHDHIQNDCIYINSLQSEEDQATTLLHELIHATYDSENLEKLKNVPALKAEHFARHIENREIKRYLA, translated from the coding sequence ATGACACCTATAGAGAAAATAATAGATTTATATTCAGAATACAAATTCTATCAAATTGAAGTAAAAGATCCTAAATATCACGACCATATTCAGAATGACTGTATTTACATTAATTCCCTTCAAAGTGAGGAAGACCAAGCAACTACTTTATTACATGAACTCATACATGCTACTTATGACAGCGAAAATTTGGAAAAATTGAAAAACGTTCCGGCTTTGAAAGCTGAGCACTTTGCGCGTCATATTGAAAATAGAGAAATTAAAAGGTACTTAGCTTGA
- a CDS encoding nicotinamide mononucleotide transporter: MVENVSMHHTPNKKDVYNQLNEFFYLIKKTFSIKNNWRELVTLKKVTLIILFGLLAVQVGSFLLANQYNAASVIGIFTGITEIISLILCDQGRLTTYSWGALSAGAWLFTDFENRLIGDIYSQIFYFVMQFVGIYVWGRDIENQNNGIELKSRKMTWLQGGFWIVFSIILYLIVLYTSKKLNGTQIYLDATLLPLGIVGQVLMTYGYRSQWIAWIALDVINVVVWFNQLEVSSPASLSMLVLQILMTVNAFYGAYMWFYDNDQN; this comes from the coding sequence ATGGTAGAAAATGTTTCTATGCATCATACACCCAATAAAAAGGATGTTTATAACCAATTAAATGAGTTTTTTTATTTAATTAAAAAGACATTTAGTATTAAAAATAACTGGCGAGAACTTGTTACTTTAAAAAAAGTAACGCTGATAATATTGTTTGGATTATTAGCAGTTCAAGTTGGTTCTTTTTTATTAGCTAATCAATATAACGCTGCTAGTGTTATCGGTATATTTACGGGTATTACTGAAATTATTAGTCTGATTCTTTGTGATCAAGGCCGATTAACTACTTATTCATGGGGAGCCTTAAGTGCTGGTGCTTGGCTGTTTACCGATTTTGAAAATAGATTAATCGGAGATATTTATTCACAGATATTTTACTTTGTAATGCAATTTGTTGGTATTTATGTGTGGGGCAGAGATATTGAAAATCAAAACAATGGAATTGAATTAAAATCAAGAAAAATGACCTGGTTACAGGGCGGCTTCTGGATTGTATTTTCTATTATTCTTTATTTAATCGTTCTCTATACATCTAAAAAATTGAATGGGACACAAATTTATCTTGACGCCACTTTATTGCCTCTAGGTATTGTCGGACAAGTTCTAATGACTTATGGTTATCGTTCACAGTGGATTGCCTGGATTGCTCTGGATGTGATTAATGTCGTAGTATGGTTCAATCAATTAGAAGTTTCCAGTCCAGCGTCATTGTCGATGCTAGTATTACAGATTTTAATGACAGTTAATGCTTTCTATGGTGCGTATATGTGGTTCTATGATAATGATCAAAACTAA